The following proteins come from a genomic window of Lolium rigidum isolate FL_2022 chromosome 5, APGP_CSIRO_Lrig_0.1, whole genome shotgun sequence:
- the LOC124656372 gene encoding uncharacterized protein LOC124656372 — protein MDNAEKLQQENRPLYLLHGIVGSKDSIFLIGNLSQNQAPPQRPPGTFPTTSKSSSPPPVRPNGRRWQRQDSRGHHDRRVIAVVLNGSADFGAGVRAAVVRVRGPVDQPELHGDRVQQVHPGPQDVRLALPHLPHHDPHGLLRLPRRRARPRPPPRRPPLRPSHDLLPLRRHRRAHRRAVRALPLVLQLRLHLPLRLLHPDAQGAHARRRLLPRRRLPHRLLPQGLHAQHARHLRGRRRRRARRGALRRLRRHAPARRRRRRGHAPRAHPDAAHLQGNQAQPHHLALLHRALLPALPRRAVDGRRAAEVARSGKYCQPGPARVRHKLPLRVRAQPGSVPAGGEDVRADHERGRGGQGLAPHRLLLDRHQGYRHGRQPRRLRHRLPRRSLLQPRQAAGAQGKGGREEGGFHIARHGGGCRGR, from the exons ATGGACAACGCCGAAAAGCTTCAGCAA GAAAACCGCCCTCTTTACCTCCTCCACGGAATAGTAGGCAGTAAGGATAGCATTTTCCTCATCGGGAACTTGAG TCAAAATCAAGCTCCCCCCCAACGGCCGCCGGGCACCTTCCCTACCACTAGCAAAAGCTCATCGCCTCCACCTGTTCGTCCCAATGGGCGGCGATGGCAGCGCCAAGACTCCCGCGGCCACCATGACCGTCGAgtcatcgccgtcgtcctcaACGGCTCAGCCGACTTCGGTGCTGGCGTCCGTGCTGCTGTCGTACGCGTACGTGGCCCTGTGGATCAGCCTGAGCTTCACGGTGATCGTGTACAACAAGTACATCCTGGACCCCAAGATGTACGACTGGCCCTTCCCCATCTCCCTCACCATGATCCACATGGCCTTCtgcgcctccctcgccgccgtgctcgtccgcgtcctccgcctcgtcgacctCCCCTCCGACCCTCCCATGACCTCCTccctctacgtcgccaccgtcgtgcCCATCGGCGCGCTGTACGCGCTCTCCCTCTGGTTCTCCAACTCCGCCTACATCTACCTCTCCGTCTCCTTCATCCAGATGCTCAAGGCGCTCATGCCCGTCGCCGTCTACtccctcgccgtcgccttccgcaCCGACTCCTACCGCAGGGCCTCCATGCTCAACATGCTCGCCATCTCCGcgggcgtcgccgtcgccgcgctcGGCGAGGCGCGCTTCGACGTCTTCGGCGTCACGCTCcagctcgccgccgtcgccgccgaggccACGCGCCTCGTGCTCATCCAGATGCTGCTCACCTCCAGGGGAATCAAGCTCAACCCCATCACCTCGCTCTACTACATCGCGCCCTGCTGCCTGCTCTTCCTCGCCGTGCCGTGGACGGTCGTCGAGCTGCCGAGGTTGCGCGCAGCGGGAAATACTGTCAGCCCGGACCTGCTCGTGTTCGGCACAAACTCCCTCTGCGCGTTCGCGCTCAACCTGGCAGTGTTCCTGCTGGTGGGGAAGACGTCCGCGCTGACCATGAACGTGGCAGGGGTGGTCAAGGACTGGCTCCTCATCGCCTTCTCCTGGACCGTCATCAAGGATACCGTCACGGCCGTCAACCTCGCCGGCTACGCCATCGCCTTCCTCGGCGTAGCCTACTACAACCACGCCAAGCTGCAGGGGCTCAAGGCAAAGGAGGCCGAGAGGAAGGCGGCTTCCATATCGCCCGCCATGGAGGAGGATGCAGAGGCCGGTAA